TATTTCGATTGTCAAGGCTCACGATCACGAATGGTCCCAGTTCTTGGAATATTACTACAAGATCCTGCACATAGGCAATCACTTCAAAGCGATCAACACGGAAACCGAGGATAGCATAGTGGAAAAATCGCAGTACCTCATAGACAAGCTGTCGCCCCATTATCCGCACCTCAGGATGGACGGCACAATGAACATATGGATACTGAAACCGGCGGTCGGTTCTCAGGGTAAAGGCATCCATATATGCAGGACTCTTCGTTACATAATGAACACGGTTAGATCGAACAGCACCGTCAAGTATATAGCGCAAAAGTATATAGGTAACGTCTTGTTCGCTTTCACGATCGCAATTTCCGTTTTTCACGAAATGGATTTTCAGAACGTCCCCTGTTGATCTTCAATACGAAATTCGACATACGGCAGTGGTTTTTGATCAGTTGTGCCCTTCCTCTCACCATTTGGATGTATAAGTAAGTTGTTGTGATGGATTATGGTTATGCGCGTATTATTTTAACGAATATTCAGTGTTGAACTTGAATAAATGGCTCTTTATCTCTCTTCACTGAGATGGTCGAAGGTGGAAACGTGGAGAGAATCATTTCATTCTGATTCAGAGTATATCCCCCTGTCTCTCCCTTATTCGCAGAGAATGCTACCTGCGATTCAGCTCGCAGACCTACAACCTGCGCAAACTGCACGAGTCCGTCCATCTGACCAACAATTCCGTGCAGAAACACTACCAGAACACCTCCTTCGACATCACGCTGCCCAATTACAACATGTGGGACTCGATCCAGTTCAGGAACTACCTGTCCAACATCGGTTATCCGGACATCTACAGGAAGGTCATCTACAAGGGCATGAAAGAGTGCATAATCGGCGCGGTCATGATCCATCAGGACAAGATCGACAAGAGGAAGAACTGCTTCGAGCTGTACGGCGCCGATTTCATGCTGACCGAGGACTTTCAGCCCTGGCTGATCGAGATCAATTCCAGTCCGGCCCTGTTCGCTTCGACGCCGATCACGTCCAGGATGTGCCCGCAGGTTTTGGAGGACACCATCAAAGGTAATTCCCAAATGGTCCTAATGGCGCATTTACACGTATCGAGTGGCTCGGCCGAGCGGGTTATTTTCTATGCTGTCGGCGGTCAGGGTGACACAGTTGTCAAGCGTGTTCTGCGGCCTTAAcatgtagttggggagccgacgatgatATATATAACAAGATAAAAATGAAACGGCAGACTCGGCCAAAATCGCTCGGCCGAGTACTTCTGGGCCGAGTACACTGTCTCGGCCGAACCCTCGGTAGGTGTAATACGGCCTTGAGGGTAAAAAATATTGTGCTTCCAGTGGTCGTCGATCACGCCGCGAACCCGAAGGCCAAAACCGGCAACTTCGAGCTGATCTATTCGCAGCCGACGGTACATTGCAACAACAGCGCGAACATAAACAGCATGAAGATATCCGGAAAACGCCTACCCAAGAGCTATTTCTGCCTCGAGGAAGACAGGCTCGCCCAGAGGATCAAACCTCTGTCGATCGCCGAAAATCTTCAGATGGAGAAGACCCTGTCGAAATCCAAGTCGGAAATACTGACCGACGGCGTTAAGGAAACGCTCGAGAACCTGCTGAAGTTTATTCAGAGCGAGAAGAAACGGAGGCAGAAGAAGAAACTGATCACCAAAGGTAAGTCGAGTTCGGGGATCGTGAGAGTTGTTTAATTTTAGCGTTAAAGGTACGGACCCGATAACGCCGTTGCAAGAGAGCATCGAGGAAAAAAGTTTCTCTTCTACAAGCACGAATTTATCTTTCGCGAGCCTGAAGTCTAATCTGAACGTACTGGCGAGTTCGAGCAAGATTTCCTTCACGAAAGAAGACGAGAACATGTTGGATCAGGCCCTGAAGATGCTGAAGAGCAAGAGAGACAGCGAAGTTGTGAAATATTTGCTGGATATCGTGGAGAGGATCGCAAATAGAGCGTCGGCGTAAAGCGTAAAACACGTTCTTCATGATTAAATTTTACAAATATACTGTGTTTACTGGGGCACTTTTTAATCGGCGTTTTCGAGCGTTTTTCAATAAAACGGGGTCTAAATTGGTACAATCGATGTCGACAGGCAACCTCCATGGTAAAATCTGCTGCAGATTTTAAGCCTATCGATTTTGGTCGGGATAAATTCTgccgttttaaattttttcgcaatttaGCGGAATCTCGCGTCGGGGAATgaagatttttgaaattttatttcaggtTTGGGATCATTCCTTTGGCAATGAGATGGAAATAATAATCTAAACTTTAGAGAAAGCTTTTATTTCCGCTTTATACATTTGAACAGTTAAgtataattaaatttttcataaaaatatatagctgtATTTATTATTGCACTTCATCATAAGATTAATTGGATTCTGTATTTGTCAGCAATTTTCAACCACACCAGTTTATTCTACCGATACAAAAGTGTTGAAGAATTCTCTCAAGTTACGTTTTCTTTGGACGGCTCACAAAAGTGATGAAAATTCCTAGGTAATGGTGATTTTATTTCCTAATACTATTTCGCGAACTTCATCCGGTAATATCATGATTCTTTTTCGGAGTCGGGCGTAGGCGGTCTTCCTAAAGGTATGATACTTCCTGGAAGAACCCACGATTTTCGATATTTCGGAAGTTCTTCATGTTTTTGGGTCAAAAGTTGCGCCCTTGTCGGTTCGTGAATGTTCGGATCGTACATTTCAAACCTGATATAATGTTTATCGTCTGTTGGTGGCTCGTCGTATAAATGTTCTAAACTTTCCTCCACTATATTTCTTGCTTTTTTCTGAAACTCCTCTTTGTCATTTTTGAACCTGTGAAATGGAAATATTTCTCATTTCCCCCAGCTTCTTTCCTGATGGcttctaaaataaaaaaaaaacacaagcgCAAACTCACAGAGAAACTGCTTCCTCATTAACTGCATGAGGCAAACTTCCTTCTACATTGTGGAATATCCATTTGATATACTTCAAAACCTGCCAAATATGGTTTTCCGATTTATCCCATTTCGTGAATGCTTTCAAGAGACTCAACTCGTTGGTTTCTTGATGTACTACAGGGTGGAACATTTTTGATTGGAAGCATACGGTCTGAAACGAATTATTGAGATAATTGAATAATTCAATCGATGTTTCACTAGACTTACAGGCAGTTTGGGTGTATCAGGGAAGTCAGGTTCTAGAATAATATCAAAACGAAATACTCCCTCTTCATATGGGCCACTTTTGACAAAAATAACTCCAAACCATGCTACACAAAAAGTATATAATTAATATATCAATTCCATATATTCATATTaaatgcagaaaaaaattatatcagtggtaatgattgaaataataaaatatttaaactACCTAAAAAATTGTCTCTTGAGGGAATAACataaacaccttgtatattttcACTGATAACTGTTTTACTGAAACACAAagaatgataaaatgaaaaactctAAACAAATGTACACTTACTATTCAGCCAGAATGACATATTCTAAGCGGATATTTTTATAGAGTTTGCTCAGTTCACCTTTATTCTTcataaataaattttcattattattttcgcCAGGTATTACCCTTCGCAGAGATCCTTGTCTAACAAAACCTGAACTTTCGCCTAGATTTGTACCCTAGAAATCGATTAATAACAAAGAGGAATATAATCTAATATTTGTTAATACAGGCTGCTTTTTAGTGAAATATGTTTTTTACCTGATTGGCTGGTTCTTCTTCACAATTCATAATTATTTACTGAAATTCCAAGCTCTTAAATATTTTGATCAGAACATTTCTATTAATTTTTGATTACAATATATTCCAGCATACAACTTCTAATCTGATCAAAGATGCCTCGGGATTTTCGACATTGTTGACAATTTTGACATTAGATCAgctgttttgttttttgtatgAAATGTTTTCATCTCAGAACATAGAAGGTTTTCATCGTTCAATCAGAGACAAGACAACAGTTGTCTCAGGTCAATCAATGGTTTTATCAGAGACAAGTTGTCTCTGGTTTAATCAAACAAATTGGGAAATTAATAACTATCTGAGTACTTCTTCAGACAGGGCAGAAGCTAATTAtcaaaatacgaaaaaaaaacagaagcaCAGATTACTCTTTCTGTGTCCTCTTGTTTCTGTGACCAGGTCACAGGGtcattttcaaatttaacaCTACGTGTGTGATAACAAAGAGGAATATTTGGTAATAAATACAATTATCTGTTGTAACTATATAAAGTGATAAAAGTACTGATAGCAGAACAAGAGAGAGATCAAATTTATAACCGAATTGATAACCGTTGACCTCCGTTGATGAGCAAGCAAACTGCGACCGATTTATTACACAATTGCATacttttattattcaatacAAAACAATAAGCTGATCAATTAATACACGAATTCCGCATAACCCCAGTTGCGCTGCGACACTCCATTAGTTTTTATAGAACTCGGTGATTACAACTTCGATATCAAAAATGGAAGCTGAAAAGTTCGATTTTGACGATGTTTCTTCCGGATATCGCTCTGCTCTCAGCACCCGTTATGCTAGTAAGGAAATGCAATACCTGTTCAGtgatcaaaaaaaattttctacatgGAGGAAGTTATGGATTAATTTAGCAAAGGCTGAAAAAGAATTAGGACTTAATGTATCGGAAGAACAAATTGTTGAAATGTCTGAAAATATTCACAATATAGACTTCAAAGAAGCTTCAGCGGAAGAGGCCTTAACACGGCATGATGTTATGGCACATGTACATGTCTTTGCTAAACTGTGCCCTAAAGCAGCACCAATTATACACCTAGGAGCGACGTCATGCTTCGTGGGGGATAATACAGATTTAATCATAATTAAGGAAGGACTGAATTTGTTGTTGCCAAAATTAGCTACAGTGATAAGAAATTTGGCAAAATTTGCTGATGAATACAAGTCTACACCGACACTTGGATTCACACATCTGCAGCCAGCTCAACTGACAACAGTAGGAAAGAGAGCTTCTATGTGGCTATATGATTTCTTAATGGATGAAAGGTCACTACGGGAAGCAAAAAATAATCTAAGATTTCGTGGTGCTAAAGGAACAACAGGAACCCAAGCATCTTTTCTTCAGTTGTTCAATGGAGATTCAAAAAAGGTGAAAGAACTCGACAAATTAGTTGCACAGTTATCTGGTTTTGACAAGACATATCCAGTTATCGGCCAAACTTATAGTAGAAAGGTTGATATTGAAGTAGTGAATGTTTTATCTTCTCTGGGGTCTTCAGCACATAAGATGTGTAGCGATATTAGAATATTGGCCAACATGAAAGAAATGGAAGAACCTTTTGAAAAAAGCCAAATTGGAAGTTCTGCAATGCCTTATAAGAGAAACCCTATGCGTTCAGAAAGATGTTGTGCATTAGCAAGACATCTTATGACACTATCTTCAAACGCTCTCCATACACATGCTGTGCAATGGCTAGAGAGAACTCTAGATGATTCTGCCAACAGGAGGCTTACTTTATCTGAAGCATTTTTAACTGCTGATGCAGTTCTCATGGTCCTCTCTAACATAACACAAGGATTAGTTGTATACCCTAAGgtaattgaaaaaagaatatCCCAAGAATTACCATTCATGTCAACAGAAAATATCATAATGGAAATGGTAAAGAGAGGTGCAGATAGACAGGTCTGCCAtgagaaaattcgaatattatcCCAGGAGGCAGGGTTAGAAGTGAAAAAATTTGGCAAAGATAACGATTTTCTAGACCGAGTTCGAGGTGATCCTTATTTTTCACCAATCTTGAAAGATTTGGATAATATTCTGGATCCTAAAACTTATATTGGTAGATCTGAGGAGCAAGTAACTGAATTTCTTTCTGATGAAGTTGAACCTATAGTTGCCATGTATACTTTGAAAGATTCTGAAGTTAAGCTCTGTATATAAGAAATTTGAATATCAAGATAGTATGAGTATTTGTTATGATCTGTAAATAAATGTTTTGAAAAGCATAGTTTCTATCACAGGCTGTAATTTCATCATATTTCTACTTGCAAAGGTTTTGACTTAAGTTAAGACCAGAGACAACTTGTCTCTGGTTAAGACTCTTGGCTTAAGATAAGATCACTTCTACTCtgtctgtaatctgtggataagATCAGAGACAGTCCCTGATAAGATCTTTTTTTGGACTCTGTTTTCTATTCTATGTTTATTGTTGTTTTGTGCCTACTACAGAGTATGGCCTACTAGCACAGAACACAAGTTTCTATAAAGAGGAACTCTTTGGTTTCTAGTAGGTCTAtgcaaatgtaaaaaaataagaaaatgacgtaaaatgatataaaaaatataaataaaaacaaggttgaaattttctttggaTAATTCAATTTCTTAATTCTGAAATGGAAAAAGGCAAAGGTCGCATCTTTGAGAGAACTTTGAGTATATAGCGctaatcatttcaatttctgatCATCTATCAATTAAATAAAAATGTATAATGTTCTGGGTAAACAGTTTCTAACGAATCCATTCACTAAAACGTTTAAAAAAATAGCTCGGGCTTCTTTTTCTACTTTAGTGGAAACCTTCAATTCCAATTCACCACAAAATAAAGTTCTGGGAAGGGAATCAACTGGATTATTCAATGTTTCAGAGTTGAACACATCATTTGGGTTTTTAAAATTGCAGACGCAATGTGTAAGCAAAATTCAAGAATTAATCGAAGAAGCACTAGATTCATCCAGAAAAAGGAAAATGGTTGAAATTTTCGATGATATGTCTGATTCCCTTTGTAGAGTAGCTGATTTGGCAGAATTCATTAGACTGGCACATCCTGAACCTCAGTATAGGCAAGCTGCTGAAAAGGCTTGTTTGACTATAAGTGAAATTGTCGAAGAGCTAAACACTAATATAAGATTATATGATAATTTGAAGCAAAGTGTTACCAAAGGTGATGTTGAAAAAACTACAGAAGTGGATGACCTAGTAGgggaattatttttatttgattttgaacaAAATGGTATACATTTGCCAGAAAACCTTAGGAATAAAGTGGTATCCTTGAATAACTCTATTCTTAATTTTGGCCAACAATTTGTTGCTGGAAGTGATTCACCTAGAATTATTAAAAAGTCAGAAGTACCACCTCTTTGCCAGAACTCATTCATTTCTGATGGGGAGGACATTATAGTTTCAGGATTGTATGTGGATTCAATGAATCCTATGATACGTGAAATGGCTTATAAAATATACTATTATCCTGATAAACATCAGGAATTCCTTTTGGAAAACTTAACTGCCGCTCGTTATAACTTAGCAAGAATTTGTGGATTCAATTCATATGCAGAAAGAGCTCTGAGAGGGGGAACTCTAGATGAGACTACCGATGTTATGAAGTTTTTAGATAGAACATCAGACAACATAAAAGAATTTTCCAACTTGGAGTTTCAGTTGATGAAGACAATGAAAGAAGCAGAAAATATAGCTTGTAAAGAAGTGAATGTTTGGGATGTGCCTCATTATATAATGAAAGTTAAGAAAGATTGGTTCAGAGTCTCTCAGGAAGAATTTAGTTCCTATTTTTCACTCGGCGCTTGTATGGAGGGACTCAATACAATCTTTAAAAATTTATTCGGAATCACGCTAGTGAATTGTCAAATTGCTAACGGTGAATGTTGGTCAAGGGATGTATATAAGTTAGCTGTAAAGCATGAAAATGAGGGCATTCTCGGTTATATTTACTGTGATTTCTTCGAAAGACCTGGTAAACAAAACCAAGACTGTCATTTCACAATACAAGGAGGCAGAGAACTGAAAGATGGTTCATACCAGATACCTATTGCTGTCttgatgttgaatttcagaccaCCCACCTGGGGAATGCCCTCATTACTGACCCCACATAATGTAGataatttatttcatgaaatggGACATGCAATGCATTCTATGCTAGCCAGAACAAAGTATCAACATGTAACAGGCACAAGATGCAGTACTGATTTTGCCGAAGTTCCATCAGTTCTAATGGAATACTTTGCCTCAGATCCTAGAATAATTAGACTTTTTGCAAAACATTATGAAACAAATGAACCCATTCCCGAAGAAATGCTCCAAAGGCTTTGCGCATCTAAAAAAGTTTTTATGGCATGTGAGACTAAGATGCAGATATTTTATTCGGCACTCGACCAGTTTTTCCATGGCGAAAACCCGGATTTTGAAAATAGTAAAAGAATCATAGCAGATCTTCATGAAAGATATTATGGGCTCAAACAAGTTCCGAATACGGCCTGGCACCTTCGTTTCAGCCACTTGTTTGGCTATGGAGCCAAATATTATTCTTATTTAGTATCCCGTGCCATAGCTTATTCCATATGGCAGAACTATTTCAAGAAGGATCCTCTTGATAGAAATAATGGCGAAAGTTATCGAAGGGAATGTTTGGCTCATGGAGGTGGTAGAAACCCAAAGAAACTTGTAACAGATTTCTTAAAGATTAAAGTATCGCCTGAAGCTTTGGCTGATTCTTTAATCACGGAAATTGAACAAAATCACAATACATTAATGACTTATAGTAAAATGTACAATAATAAATAATCATCTCTTCATGACCTTAGGTAttgtattattttatattgaagattattaTGTTGTTATGTTTCCCTCTCGAAATTATAAAACTGTATTTATAACTGatcatatattattatttatttccaTAAAGATATCCTCCCAAATATAGGTTGGTTGTTTCAAATATGTACATAAAACATTTGATAATTCCTGAAAATAACAAGTTGAATAGTATTAGCAATCacaatgaaaaatttccaaactCGTCTTTGTTTTAAATGACTTTTGAAATAGCTATTGCGCCTTTACATCCTATTTTGATGATCTCTGTTAGTGTAGAATAAAATGGAGCTTGCTCAGCTCCTTCTTGAATGCCTGTATCATGATGTTCTTGTTCTTCGTCCCTAAATTGCTTAATTGTTTCAAGTAATTCTTTGTTAGTTTCTGGATTGTCCAGTAATGTTCTAATCTGATCGTTATAATGTTCTACTATCACAGTTTCAACAGCAACAGT
The nucleotide sequence above comes from Coccinella septempunctata chromosome 4, icCocSept1.1, whole genome shotgun sequence. Encoded proteins:
- the LOC123310719 gene encoding protein crossbronx homolog — encoded protein: MNCEEEPANQGTNLGESSGFVRQGSLRRVIPGENNNENLFMKNKGELSKLYKNIRLEYVILAEYKTVISENIQGVYVIPSRDNFLAWFGVIFVKSGPYEEGVFRFDIILEPDFPDTPKLPTVCFQSKMFHPVVHQETNELSLLKAFTKWDKSENHIWQVLKYIKWIFHNVEGSLPHAVNEEAVSLFKNDKEEFQKKARNIVEESLEHLYDEPPTDDKHYIRFEMYDPNIHEPTRAQLLTQKHEELPKYRKSWVLPGSIIPLGRPPTPDSEKES
- the LOC123311897 gene encoding adenylosuccinate lyase: MEAEKFDFDDVSSGYRSALSTRYASKEMQYLFSDQKKFSTWRKLWINLAKAEKELGLNVSEEQIVEMSENIHNIDFKEASAEEALTRHDVMAHVHVFAKLCPKAAPIIHLGATSCFVGDNTDLIIIKEGLNLLLPKLATVIRNLAKFADEYKSTPTLGFTHLQPAQLTTVGKRASMWLYDFLMDERSLREAKNNLRFRGAKGTTGTQASFLQLFNGDSKKVKELDKLVAQLSGFDKTYPVIGQTYSRKVDIEVVNVLSSLGSSAHKMCSDIRILANMKEMEEPFEKSQIGSSAMPYKRNPMRSERCCALARHLMTLSSNALHTHAVQWLERTLDDSANRRLTLSEAFLTADAVLMVLSNITQGLVVYPKVIEKRISQELPFMSTENIIMEMVKRGADRQVCHEKIRILSQEAGLEVKKFGKDNDFLDRVRGDPYFSPILKDLDNILDPKTYIGRSEEQVTEFLSDEVEPIVAMYTLKDSEVKLCI
- the LOC123311354 gene encoding mitochondrial intermediate peptidase, with the translated sequence MYNVLGKQFLTNPFTKTFKKIARASFSTLVETFNSNSPQNKVLGRESTGLFNVSELNTSFGFLKLQTQCVSKIQELIEEALDSSRKRKMVEIFDDMSDSLCRVADLAEFIRLAHPEPQYRQAAEKACLTISEIVEELNTNIRLYDNLKQSVTKGDVEKTTEVDDLVGELFLFDFEQNGIHLPENLRNKVVSLNNSILNFGQQFVAGSDSPRIIKKSEVPPLCQNSFISDGEDIIVSGLYVDSMNPMIREMAYKIYYYPDKHQEFLLENLTAARYNLARICGFNSYAERALRGGTLDETTDVMKFLDRTSDNIKEFSNLEFQLMKTMKEAENIACKEVNVWDVPHYIMKVKKDWFRVSQEEFSSYFSLGACMEGLNTIFKNLFGITLVNCQIANGECWSRDVYKLAVKHENEGILGYIYCDFFERPGKQNQDCHFTIQGGRELKDGSYQIPIAVLMLNFRPPTWGMPSLLTPHNVDNLFHEMGHAMHSMLARTKYQHVTGTRCSTDFAEVPSVLMEYFASDPRIIRLFAKHYETNEPIPEEMLQRLCASKKVFMACETKMQIFYSALDQFFHGENPDFENSKRIIADLHERYYGLKQVPNTAWHLRFSHLFGYGAKYYSYLVSRAIAYSIWQNYFKKDPLDRNNGESYRRECLAHGGGRNPKKLVTDFLKIKVSPEALADSLITEIEQNHNTLMTYSKMYNNK